The following are encoded in a window of Phaseolus vulgaris cultivar G19833 chromosome 3, P. vulgaris v2.0, whole genome shotgun sequence genomic DNA:
- the LOC137806907 gene encoding transcription termination factor MTERF8, chloroplastic-like — protein MKKISTLRILHHHHSLLNRSPPFSLCFNFKFATIPHAHSFVVSYLVSTCGFSPESAVSASRHLRFHSPQKPDSVLAFFSAHGFSVSQIRSIVKRESRILLCNPDKVLLPKFLFLRSKGASPADIVHMVTTGPRVLLRSLDNHIVPTYLFIKSFVESDKQIITCLKRNLSFIGDRRLSSNVQILLDNGVKRSSIAMLLTMWPSILCTYNLSHTVSELKEMGFETSTSTFAVAMLAKRTVTKAKWDDKVEAFKKWGWSEEHVLVAFKKHPYCMLTAREKIEAVFSFWVEVLGYSSLELLKYPVIFPMSLSKRIVPRSLVLRFLAKEGLRKKGASNCTPILVTENVFLNKFVNCFEKHSSQLLTMYEKSQNEGNTGKGEKNVCL, from the coding sequence ATGAAGAAGATCTCAACCCTAAGAATCCTTCACCATCATCATTCTCTTCTGAATCGCAGTCCACCCTTCTCCCTCtgtttcaatttcaaattcGCCACCATCCCTCACGCCCACTCCTTTGTTGTCTCCTACCTCGTCTCAACCTGCGGCTTCTCACCGGAATCCGCCGTCTCCGCCTCCCGCCACCTCCGCTTCCACAGTCCACAGAAGCCTGACTCCGTCCTGGCATTCTTCTCTGCGCATGGCTTCTCAGTCTCCCAAATCCGCTCCATCGTCAAAAGGGAAAGCCGCATCCTCCTCTGCAATCCCGACAAGGTCCTCCTCCCCAAGTTCCTCTTCCTCCGCTCCAAAGGCGCCTCCCCCGCCGACATAGTCCACATGGTCACCACCGGCCCTCGCGTCCTCCTTCGCAGCCTCGATAACCACATCGTCCCCACCTATCTCTTCATCAAAAGTTTTGTGGAATCCGACAAGCAAATCATCACCTGTCTCAAGCGCAACCTCTCCTTCATTGGCGACCGTCGCCTATCTTCCAACGTCCAAATTCTCCTGGATAACGGCGTTAAACGTTCCAGTATCGCCATGTTGCTCACCATGTGGCCCTCTATCCTCTGCACCTATAACCTGTCCCACACTGTTTCTGAATTGAAGGAAATGGGGTTTGAAACTTCCACCTCCACTTTCGCCGTCGCCATGCTCGCCAAAAGGACTGTGACTAAAGCCAAGTGGGACGACAAAGTTGAGGCTTTTAAGAAGTGGGGGTGGTCGGAGGAGCATGTGCTTGTGGCGTTTAAGAAGCACCCTTATTGCATGTTGACGGCCCGTGAGAAGATTGAAGCCGTGTTCAGCTTTTGGGTTGAGGTGTTAGGGTATAGCTCTTTGGAGCTTCTCAAGTATCCTGTTATTTTTCCGATGAGTCTCTCTAAGAGGATTGTTCCCAGGTCTTTGGTTCTGAGGTTTCTTGCCAAGGAAGGTTTGCGGAAAAAGGGTGCCAGCAATTGCACGCCTATACTCGTGACGGAGAATGTGTTTCTGAACAAGTTTGTCAATTGTTTTGAGAAGCATTCTTCTCAGTTGTTGACGATGTATGAGAAAAGTCAGAATGAAGGGAACACTGGTAAGGGGGAGAAGAATGTTTGCTTGTAG